AGTGGAATATGAATTAAGCACCTGCGATGGGCAAAAGTTTGAGAGTACTCCGTACTGCTTATGGCAAAAGAAAAGTCCGAGATCAAATTATATTGTTTATTAAAAAAGCCGAAGTACAGCAGTACACTGTCTTTTGTGGCTTGTTACTCGTAATGATACCAATGGAGCATGTCGGCTCACCCTTAACCCCAACGTCTCTCTTTTCGTTAGCGCGAGCAGACACCTGGTATAGCTTTCTGCACTGCTCGTGACGCGGAATGTGTAAAGAAAACCAAAGCCGAACATAGAGAGCAGGGATAAAGAACATCAAAAGCAGAGACCGGACACCGGAGGCATCTCTCTCACAAGTCACGAACAGTCCATTCAGTCTCTGCACTGTCACTCTGCGCCTCTGTTCTCAGCATCCCAAGGCACAGCACAGGGCCCGGAGAGGAAGGACAGAGGAGGAGCTGAACCATGGCGAGAGTAGAAGCGGTGGTCATCTGCCTCCTGGTCCTCGCCATGGACGTCGCCGCCGGCGTGCTCGGAGTCCACGCGGAGAAGGCTCAGAACCAGGCAAGTTTCCGTGTAGTTAGGAAGTTCTTTATTTTTTCTGTGTAGCAGGGTAGCGGGAAGCAGGGGATTCGTTCGTTGGTATTCAGGCTGGCCGGCGCTCACCTGGTGCGGCTGGCGATTGCAGGGCAGGCACCTGCGGATCCTGTTCATCGAGTGCCGGCAGCCAGTCCGGCGGGCCTACGAGCTCGGCATCGCGGCGGCCGCGGTGCTGGCGGCGGCGCACGCCATCGCAAACGTGGCCGGCGGCTGCGCGTGCGCCTGCTCCGGCGACAAGCTCCGCCGGGCGTCGCCCAACCGGCAGATGGCGTCCTTCGCCTTGGTCCTCACCTGGTACGTTCCGTTGCATTGCATGCTGCGATGAGCGCCACAGATTCTTGCATGCATCCTCCACTCCACTCCAACAAGCGGAAAGGAAATAAAGGGAGAACCTTGCCCTTCGAGCAAATAACGCTCGATTTTTTTGCTTTACTGACAAGCGATTCCTGTCGTGCCTGTTGTGTTGAGCAGGATGGTCCTCGTCGTCGCGCTCGCGCTGCTGGTGCTCGGCGCGCTGCCCAACGCGAAGCGCAAGCTGGCGGAGTGCGGGGTGCCGCGCCACCGGTTCCTCTCCATCGGCGGCGTCCTCTGCTTCGTGCACGCGCTCTTCTGCGCCGTCTACTACGCCTCCGCTAGCGCCGCGGCGCGGGAGgatcgccgcgccgcgccgcacgTGTAGTTCGTTTCTTACCCCTCCACAAGTGTATCGTGCTCTTGATGATGCTTGCGCACAAGACATATACCGCCTGTATTACTCAGTTAATCCCATATCTTCCCCACCGTGGGATCAGATGGGCATGGGATGTAATTTTGCTCGTTTCTCGAACAATCATGCACGGTTGGTACTTGGTAGCTCGTCTTGCAGTCATGCAGTGTGCAGTATGTGTAACATCTCGCCGTCGTGTTCGCGAGCTGGTATGCTCACCGTACGTGTCAGTGAAATCTTTCAGGAACTCGATAGCACGATGCTTCCACAGTTCCACTGTTCCACAATGGTCTGGATCAGCCGATTGGTTGGTTCGTATAGTTACTGATTCGTTTATGTGagaaagaagtactgctggctggttcatTTAAACAGTGtccatgtgagggggctggccagcccagccagccccagccgaacacggTGAAGAGTGGGTCGAGTTGACACGACATTCACGAAAAGTTCGGCTCCATGTCCGTGTGACTTTTCCGTCCAGGATCGCCATAGGTATAAGATGGAGGTGGCCAAACAGGCGGGACGGCATATGGCCAAGACGGCGTTTAAGATCTTGTTTGGTATAGCTCTACTTTATCGGAGGAGTTAGAACCTAAAAATACGTATTATCTCTAAGGGATGCTGTCTGGCATACATGGAGGTGGGGATGATACGCATCCATTGTGCATAATTAGAGGGCCAAATTAGAGGATGCACCACAGTCCAACTGTGTGTGGAGGAGAAAGGAGGCGAGTGCTGATGCCTTATGATGGTGGAGGAGACAAGCACCCGCTGGCATGATAATTACCACCGGTGGAGGGGGGCAAGAGGAGAACAGGGAGCTAGGGGACACCGAGAGGGGACCAGTGGTGAAGACAGGTAGACATGGCAGTCGGGCGAGCGGGTTCGAATCCAAGAACCACGGGGTTTTGACCCCTCGGGGGGCGGAGGCGAGGTAGACCTATTTTTTCCCTCACGTGTCTCGAGATCAGGGGCTCGAATCGAGTCGAGGGCAAGGTCGTATTTTATTATTCCTCCATGGACCCCACAGGCCCCGAAATTATAATATAATTGAGTTCAGCCCACAAAAACATGAAGACACAGCGCTCAACAGACATCCAGCCCACTCCCTCCTAGTAACCCGAAGTCTCGAACCACACATCCCTGTTCCCATTAGCCTCGTTGCACGAAGACACCGTCACTCTCCCTATGACCCTGTCTCTCACTCAAGCACTCACCCCCGTTCGCCCTCTACATGCAAGAATGTGAGATGGGGGAACAACCCTATCTCACTCTACTATAATCTGC
Above is a genomic segment from Miscanthus floridulus cultivar M001 chromosome 3, ASM1932011v1, whole genome shotgun sequence containing:
- the LOC136546908 gene encoding protein VASCULATURE COMPLEXITY AND CONNECTIVITY-like; translation: MARVEAVVICLLVLAMDVAAGVLGVHAEKAQNQGRHLRILFIECRQPVRRAYELGIAAAAVLAAAHAIANVAGGCACACSGDKLRRASPNRQMASFALVLTWMVLVVALALLVLGALPNAKRKLAECGVPRHRFLSIGGVLCFVHALFCAVYYASASAAAREDRRAAPHV